Part of the Micropterus dolomieu isolate WLL.071019.BEF.003 ecotype Adirondacks linkage group LG17, ASM2129224v1, whole genome shotgun sequence genome is shown below.
ATCTGAAGTCTCTGTCCaaaagagtgcagtcctaggaacagctaagatactgcacagaaccctcaaactcccaggcctctgatagaggacccgagcttgaggatgacacatatcACCTCACAAGGGGTGAGAGGGtgatttaaagaaagaaagaaacaaaaaatagcCTATGGTTTTTCCCCCCAGGAAAGATATGTTGAGCACAAATTATCTATTTTAATGCAATGCAATAAAAATGGGTTTCTTAgggtatatttatttatttaaaaacccAGGTATGGCTATACCTTCTCAAATACAATTGACACCTATGTATGGAAaatttctaaaacaaaaaacaaacaataacattttcCTAACTGAAATGTTTCATCAATTGCTTTACCTGAAAGGTGCCCTATTTGGCCTGTTGTCCTCACAGTATATTTAAGTGTATCATACCCATTATGACAATTGAATGGGATTGTTTGATATGACGTCTCATTAATAGTTCCAGTCACCTGTTGACCTTTTAAGACATTGTGCTGCATATTGTTTGCATCTTATAATGTTCACATTTAAATCGTAAATTTCAAGGTCTCTTTACTGAAGAGCACattataatttaatgttattgttAAAGGGGAtaatttatgataataataacgtatttattaatgtattattaataAACCATGGGACATGGTTATTATTTGGTATGTCTTATCTGTGGTTATGACTAGACAAAATTTGTGGCTTCAATGTTTCTAATTTAACAGGATTTAACTCAGGCACCTCTCAAGACAGCTATAGCCGGCTAGTAGGGTCTTTTTCCACTGGGCAGAGGAGGATTAGCAGCCAGCATGCCGACTGTCGGAATTAAAAGGGATCTTCTCTTCAAAGCTTTGGGCAGAACATACAGTAAAGTCTTATTTACTATATATTCAAGTAACGACCAAATGACCTGCCTGGTTATCAAATGTTCTTTTGGCTCTAAAAGGCAGGAGAACCCAGAGTGCTGCCTGAACTCATTAGCTTGACGGCTAGCAACGCAGCATCTGCTAAGGAGCAGCTAACTTTATCTGGCTTAGTATGACTATCGTGAATgagaaaaacatacatttcaatTGAAATTTGTGCCAAATACAAATTTCAACATTCGCTTATTTCTGCTGATGTTTGTGACTTTAAAAAAGTACTCTTAGTGCACCACATCTTTGAAGATAATGTAAACGTGATTGCATCATTTCCGTCGGCTTCTGTCATTGAGATTTGAGCAGTCTGTTCACAACAGCAATCTGAAGATATTAGCCGGTGAATATAAAACTGCTTTTAGTAATGGCTGTTTGCTTCTTGTTCTAGCCGATGAGGAGTTTGACGAGCTGTGTTTTGAATTTGGGCTGGAGCTGGATGAAATTGTGAGTAAACGAAATTAAAGGATGTCAAACCACAGTGTATACAAATATATGTGTCCTTTTTCATGATTACATTAAGTCAAAATATCCAACATGAGAACGGTCTgccagtaggcctacatttgtGTCAAAAACATCCCCTGAACTGTGACATGTAACCAGTGAACTCTGTGCTGACCCCCTTACAGACCTCTGAGAAGGAGTTAATCACCCGAGAGCAGGGTGACTCAAAGGCATCAGGAGCGTCTGACATCATCCTCTACAAGATTGATGTACCAGCTAACCGCTATGACCTGCTGTGTCTGGAGGGGCTGGTCCGTGGACTGCAGGTCTTCAAGAATAAGTGAGTAGTATCTTGTGTGATAGAACTGGCATACTGCTGTGCTTGATACAAGGTTCAAATGACATATGATTGCTAAATGCAATGGTTGACCAGTTTCATTCAGTGCTGACACAACAGAGAAGCATAACAGCGTTATTCAGTGCCCTAAGCAAGGAGGATTGATATGTTGAGGAATAAAATGCATGACTATATTTTGTTGGCATTAAAACATTCTTGTGGGCGAAGACATCTGGGTTTTTGGTTTTGTCAGGCTATCTTAAATGCAAGGTGCTTCTCCATTATGGGTATAGTGCATGCACACTTGCTACACTGTAGCTACAgagattgtttttgtgttgcagGTTGGAAGCACCTCGCTACAGACGTGTCAGCCCGGCCAGCGGGGAGCCTCACAAGCTGATCATTACTAAGGAGGTGGGTGGTAATGGCCATCatttacaatgaaaaacaaattggaAAATAACCAATTGCCTGAATCTATCATTGGTTTggtttataaattaaataaatctatGTATTACCATGGTTTCCACTTAGTTTGTTACTTATAAGTTTGTTGTGTGCAGACGGCGGCGGTGCGACCTTATGCTGTGGCAGCCGTATTGAGGAACATCACCTTCACACAGGAGCGCTATGACAGCTTCATCGAGCTGCAGGAGAAACTCCACCAAAACGTCTGCAGGTCAGATTAGCTGTTTCACTAAGTACGACTTAAAACCTGAAAGACCTTCTGTGATGCCATTTGTGTTACAGAGCAGGTGTAGTGCAAGCTTTGAGGAAATTATGTGAACAATTAAATAGGGCCGATTCTGCTGCCAATCATTTTCTCGATGTATTGCaaatattcagcatttttcctTAGAAAATTACTTGAAATAGTTGCTGAGTAATTTTCTGTTGCTCGataaatcgattaattgtttcagctctacaatAACAGTACTTATAAGCGTCTGTTTCCAATAATATGTTCAGTGAACTGTGATCAGTGTGAGAACAAATATTGCTTTTCTAAGAATGAAGTttggaaatacagtatattactaTTTAGGACAGTGCTTGTATAATttcattcttttattattaagaGATTTCCTAAATTGTCCAAAAGTAACACTGAATTTATCCTACTGGAGTGTTTTCTGTGCAGCCACAGCCTACgatacaaaaacacaccactATTATCCCTTTGAGAGCAGCTGGAACAGCTCTTTAACATTATTCAACCGTtaactgtgttttgtgtgcaggaAGAGGAGCCTGGTGGCCATCGGGACCCATGACCTGGACACCCTCTCTGGTCCTTTCACATACACAGCAAAACCTCCTGGAGACATCAGCTTCAAACCCCTTAACCAGACCAAGGAGTACACTGCTACCCAGCTCATGAGCCTCTACAAGGTGAACAGCTAGTTGGCAGGACGCGAGTTAGAAGAGCGGTTTGTCTTTTTGAGCGGTGCTAACCTTGCGTTCTTTCGATtgatacagacagacagccacTTGAAGCATTACCTTCACATTATTGAAGACAAGCCTGTGTACCCCATCATCTACGACAGCAATGGTATCGTCCTGTCCATGCCTCCTATCATCAATGGTGAGTGCTGTTTCTGCCTTTATGTGTGTGCCTTCATTTCTGGCTTTGTTTTCGACCTCTTTTGCACACAGTGGATTAGTATTTTGCATGGAAGCAtctcacagacacaaacatcagAGATGTGACTTACCGTCGTTCCAGGCTTGTTAAACCCagtggttaaaaaaacaacaggagcTAAAGttttagaagaaaaacaaagaaaaaatgaaCTTTAGTATTCCGAGATAATAAAATACCCCCTGCCGTATACTAGtaaacatgtatttgtttttttcccccctaggGGATCATTCAAAGATCACCCTCAAGACAAAGAATGTCTTCATTGAGTGCACGGCCACAGACCTGACCAAGGTACAACTGAGAGGAGAACCGAGAAATGCCATCATATGTCGTTCGGTCAATGTTAGCGATGAAAACTGACTTGACCTTGTTCTCTCCAGGCAAAGATCGTGTTGGACATGATGGTGACCATGTTCAGCGAGTATTGTTCACAGCCTTTCACGTAAGTTGCATATTGATCTAAAATACTAGCTTTTCATCTCCATGGAGATGGACAAGAACTTGCTGAACGCGAGGCGGACGAAATGACATTCCCTGGTTTTGTgtcatacagtcccctccaaaagtactggaacagtaaggcaaattcctttgtttttgttgttcactgaagacatttgggtttaagatcaaaagatgagtatgagacaagagttcagaatttcagcttttatttcctggttttCACATCTAGAtttgttaaacaacttaggacatatcaccgtttgtttgaacccacccatttttcagtgagcaaaactattggaacatgtgactgacagatgtttcttgttgcccaggtgttgccttttaggttgattgtccaaatattaaatagctctgcatgactagtctaagttttcatccttggttcaaacctgtaaagactgcatttcctgttaaagaggataaaccaataTGAAGACCAGAgtgctgtctatgggagaaaagcaagccactgtcaagctgagaaaataaggaaaatcaaccagacccattggacaaacatcgggcagagcaagcacaacaatttagaatgtcctgaaaaagaaagaaactactggtgtgctgagcaacagacgtccaacaggtaaaaggaaaacaacagtagttgatgacagaaatatcgtaagagctgtgaagaaaacccccaaaacatcagtaagtgacatcagcaacgacctccacagtgcagggtgaaggcgtcacaatccactgttggaagaagactcagagagcagaaatatagaggccgcaccacaagatgcaaaccactcatcagcaggaagaatcagaaggccagattgaaatttgcaaagaagtacagagatgagctgcaaaagttctacaacacaatcttatggactgatgagaccaagattaatctctaccaaagtgatggaaaggccaaagtgtggagaaagaaaggaactgcttatgatctgaagcatacaagctcatcagtgaagcatggtggaggtaatgtcatggcttgggcgtgcatggctgcttctggaacaggctcattaatatttattgatgatggaactgatgatggtcgcagcagaatgaattcagaagtggacagaaacattttctctgccaatttacggagaaatgcattgaaactaatcgggaggaagtttatcatgcagcaggacaatgagccaaaacacactgccaacaaaacaaaggacttcatcagggggaaaagtggaagtgaagttttagactggccaagtcaatcacctgaccttaacccaacagagctgcacttcacctccttaagaggagactgaagggagaaacaccccgaaacaaacaagaactgaaagaagctgcggtaaaagcctggaatagcatcacaaatgaagaatgcaacagtttggtgatgtcgatgggtcgcaggcttgaggcagttactGCAAGCAaaggttatgccaccaaatattaaatgttatttactttaagattatttattCCATAACCTTTgttcacctaagaatgctgtggtctgaTACAAACGgcgatatgtcctgagttgtttaacacatctagatgtgaaaaccaggaaataaaagctgaaattctgaactcttgtctcatactcttcttttgatcttaaacccaaatgtcttcagtgaacaacaaaaacaaaggaatttgccttactgttccaatacttttggaggggactgtatgttcTATATTCAAGAAACTGATTTGTTGTCTTCATTTTAAGTGGTGGTAACATACCACATTCCATCATACAACTTTAATAAGTGACTGGGTTTAAGAGTATTAACAGTGAAAGAGAGATTTTCttatgtctctttctctttcagggtagaggagggggaggtggtGTACCCAGACGGCAAGACCTACAAATACCCAGTTCTGTATTTTACTACAATCATCTTGCACTGTGTCCTTTTTTTGTGATGTGACAAGAATGTCTTCACTGTTGTCTCCTAATTCTCTGCCGTTGTTTCCTGGTTTGTACTTCAGGAGCTGGCTTACAGGAAAGAGAAGTTGTCCAGTGAGTCCATCAACCGTAAAGTTGGCATCAAGTAAGTGAAGTTGGACGTACACTGTACAAGAGTCAAAGTACagcataaaagaaaaagatgcaTTCAGTTTTGCATTAACATGACTCAGCAAATTGACGGACTTCCCAGTCTGATACAGCAGAGAATACTGTGCCTGACAGCAACCTGAATTTCTTAATTAGTGAACGGTAGCCTATTTGTTTCAATCTGTCCGTGACTTGTATGACCACTGGTAAATTTTGTTCTCACTTATGAAAGAATTGAAAATGCAAGACATTTGGTGAATGCCACAAATGATGTAAAATTACATGGATGTGACAGTTGTGAACAAATCTGGTCATATGGTGATGTACCTTTATTGTTACTTGATGTTATTATTAATTTGCAAAATTATCACTGTGCTCTTCCACTCGTTACACACGACAAACATTTCAGCTTTTCTTTATTCTCCACTGTAGTTAAGTTTTCCTTGTtgcatttttaatgttaatttagtTAGACAATTTCCGAGTAAATCACACAGTTCACTTAGAAGTTCCTTAATTCTTTGCATAACCTGTTTTCCAGCCACGTTATGGCTTTGGAAACGATCAGTCTTTGTCCTTTCTACATTTTGGAATAAAGCTATTTCCTGTTATCAGAAAACATTCGCATACACTTCATCACATCTTACATGGGAAAGCACTACCTGCTCCACAGCTCCTTGGTGTCGGTGTATCCTCAGCAGCTTCACAGGTGATTCTTTAGACTAAACAgcgttgtgttttattttctcctgaCAGTGAGTCAACGGAGAAAATCGCCCAGCTACTGACCAGGATGTGCCTGCGCTCCCAGCCTACAGGTGTTGGTGATGAGATCGAGGTTGAGATCCCACCCACGCGATCAGACGTCATCCACGCCTGTGATATAATGGAGGACGCCGCCATGGCCTACGGTTTCAACAACATCACCCGCACCACACCACACACTTACACCATAGCCAACCAGGTGCCTGGACTTTCTTTTGCATGTTTTCATGTCTGTGTACCATAAAACTTcgattaatagccgagtcccaaatggCCGCCTGTCCCCTTTATTGGCCTGGTGtggaaacacattttgacagataAACGCAGCTCTCATTTAgatgcctggtctggtttttatagaagttccttggatgtataaaaccttcTAAAGTCCGCTGGGTTGCCCGcttgagctagttctaagctgcttagatcatgaatgcaaatataaatgtttaaactttggtcagtatggacatgctacacaccGTTAGATTAGTTTGATTCGCCACAATTcaatcattcagttcattttacgGAAACGATGCGCTCAAGTcttattcattcagatttaccagCATGGTAAACAAGAGATGGGAAACAAAGTGCAGACTCCCTACCTTTTGAAGCGCTCTTTAAGTCCATTATGTGtccattccttgattatttatattccttttgtctgtaagggtccaccgattaaaacaatcaaaaaaaatctttaataagAATGAATCCTGTCCTATGAATACTGTCATGTGGGGTCAATAGTCGATTCACTTTCTGTGAACTTGTTAGGTATGCTTGTTTTCGTTACcttgctgcctacaaaataaaagctggtTGTCGGAGATAGATCATGATTTGATAAACTCATTTTtctacaagtaatattcatttcacacacacagcacacaggcCCCAGACACAAAGAGCACTTGGGGCAGTCACAATAGAAATCTATTTCAGTTTTCTGCAGAAGGAATTAAAAGCCTGTCCCTTATGGATGCCTGTTCCAAATATAGACCGGGTCAATTCattgattttagcaaataaaagcttgGGCTATAAATCAAAGTTTTATGGTAACCAACGTTGTATCTCATCAAATATTATTTGTGTTCTTATGTATTTTCTTGTTTACAGTTCCCACTGAATAAACTGACAGAGCTGTTAAGACAAGACCTTGCAGCTGCTGGATTCACAGAGGCCCTCACCTTTACCCTGGTAAGAAGAAGACACAAAGATACACCAATGTAATTAGGGTTGGTATCGTTTCAATTTGATGGATTCCGATTCTACTTATCGAATGTGGTTATTATCGAATCTCGGAACTGATTCCAGCCCCTTCAAGACAACTCTTCGCTCTGTGGCATTCATCCAGTTCCTCCTtgctcatcttccccttcatggctaaagtcAAAGGAGTTTCTGTCCTAGAGGAGCATCACTGGGAACTCgtatccagaaaaaaaaaaatattggcaTAATTTATAGACCTTCGTTTACCTTCAATATAAAAGGGGAATGTCAGCCCATCTGTCTTTTGTACCTGAGCTTGAGACGTTACTGCTATTAGTGTTAGCTGTATATTccttcagattcagattcatgTGTGTCTGCTTCATcatattcatagttttcagtcaaccGACCAACATAGCAGCTCACACCGCGACTCCCCCGTAGAGatgccgcaaaagcagtcaaattttatatgggtcacctttcaacttaagaaaaagaaagatatgaacacaaactacaggtgttgggcatatctgatccatataacgttacagcaccGTTAAAAACCACCAGGTCCCTGCTGCCGCTCTACTGCTGTaattgtttacttttaccttctggggaatccctcacctaacacagcccaggcttgtctcctcctcgattagtaaatccgaaagcacaacaaccatccagcattttggcaacacaaaaCTAACAAACACAAGGTAACAGTGTACCAATTGCTTAGCAGGCAGTGGAAAATAACGTGtcttttgccctccaagggagtgttttccttggaatgagaaatcacgtgaaaactatgaattggaGGTGCCTCCTCCCTTGCACAAAGTCTCCTTACTGCAGGTGTTGGATTTTGCTTTgttgtaaattttttttattgaagctAAGCCAAACCTTTGAACGTTTGCTGTGGTCCGCCATGGTCcaggaatgtaaacagaagTACTCTCTTCTCCGCATGCTTCTCCTATGTCAACACAGTTTCTTCCCTTAAAGTGGGTCTGTGCATCTTTGAGGGAAGAAGTAACACAATCTTCCTCTTAGAAATGAAAAACTGAATTTATAAGCAGTAAATCAAAACGTTGTTCAATTCAGAACACTCTGGGTTTTGCTACTACAGGCTTATTTAGTCTGGTAGTACCTAATGTAAGGTAATGTTTGCAAAATTTGAGTAAATATTGCTGTATAATGTACATTACTGAGTCACCATGCTAACATTATGACTGTGATCcgtgtgtgttactgtaacAGTAAAGTTAGCTAAATGGTTAGCAGTAGCATGTAGCATTATCCCATAACCGTCACTTGTATCCAGAAAGTTACATGGCCTTGCTTGAGATGGTCTCAAAGGACTTTGTCCGCTTTTTCTTGCTGCAGTGTTCTCAAGAAGATATAGCGGACAAGCTTGGAAAGAAAATCTCAGAGACCAGGGCGGCTCATATCTCCAACCCCAAGACAGCTGAGTTCCAGGTAAAGAAGATTATAAATAAAACCCCACAATgttttgatgatgatgtcaaTGTAAAGCAGTGTTGTGCTTTgtttgaaacaagaaaatagATACATTTATTAGTTTCATTTGTTAACCGTCATTTTCTACCCATTCACAAGTTAACTGATCAGTTTCCTTCCAAATTTGACCTCAGATAAGACCTAAAGGCCTGTGGGCGCTAGAATTTATTAGCAGGTTCActttttaagtaatttaatgTTCATATTGTATCATATTAATGGATGCTTTAAGGTAGTTCTCTTCCATCTGAAAAATCACATTGCTAAATAACGTTAATACAGTGAAACTAATCTTCCAGCCACAGCGCAAACTAGAGTGTTTGCAGATTAGTGTGCACTGCAAATAATCCTCCAGGGCCAAAATTTCACCCGTTAACAAATAATTTTTCTGCAAACAAAGTAATAAAAATGACTTTCATTAAACCTTGAGAGGCTgtttaaaaaggaaaaggacTCATTTAATAAGACAGACATTCATTAAAAGTCAAACAAACAGACCCTAAGTGATAGGTGTTCCCACGCTCTCTAGAGTTAGTGTCATTTTTCCAGAAGAGGgccctcttctcctcttttgtAGAATCCAGCGTCACCACTTTTTGTCACCACCAGGTGGCGCGGACCACCTTGCTACCAGGCCTGCTGAAAACCCTTGCCGCCAACAGGAAGATGCCCCTTCCCCTCAGACTGTTTGAGATATCTGACGTGGTGCTGAAGGATGAGACCAAAGGtagttgtctgcatgtgtgaagtgatggagaaaataacacacactgtaCCTAACACACCCGCAAAACTGTTTTTGAAACCCTGTTGCCTcactgagagtgtgtgtgtgtgtgtgtgtgtgtgtgtctcatccCACCAACCAGATGTTGGGGCGAGGAACAGCCGGCGTTTCTGTGCTGTTTACTACAACAAGAGTCCGGGCTTCGAGGTAATCCACGGCCTGCTTGATCGAACCATGCAGCTGCTGGAGGTGAAGTCTGTCCACGGGGATGGCTACCACATCCAGGCTGCAGAGGGTAAGAAGCCTTGAGAGGGAGGGGGAATGGAAACCAGCTATCAGGGCTATAGGAATATACTAGCTTTGGTggtaaattattatattacatgTATACAGGGAGGAGAAAATCCCAGTGGCAGATGAGTGATCTagaacatgtttatttacttgccAAGCTGGGGCACAAATAGGTCTGAGTCACGTGAGGTTAAAAGGCAGGCTTTGTTGAGATTATGTAAATCCAGTATATAGCAAGCACCGACTGCATTGTTTGTTTCCAGGGCGTCATGTACTCCATCTTATTGAGGAGGCACAGTTTCCATGGCAGtgacatgcacatgcacaatttggcttcaactcaaaaTTAACTTCAACATGGGTGGCTGGTTTAGAGTAGGTATATGGACAAAGAATATGAAATACAAGAGAAAACATCTAATACTGACCCAGGTGGCAGAGACGGCGATATCAGCATGTACTTCTATAATCAGATGCTGGCTTTTGATGAGATAGCTCTGATGAGCTTAAAGGGTAATGTATAAAGCCTTTAAACTGCTTGATCAGTTTTGTGACTTTTGCTTCATTGTATAGTAACTAGAGCAAGGCCGATCAATCAGCTGATATTAGCTTATTGAGGATAGATCATATAGGTGCGTGTATCGGCTGATAAGGAATCAAGAACCGGCAGTACAGCAATGCTGAACTAGGTTTGAGGTCATTTGCAAAATGTGTCCGAAAGGTTTGTCCAGAGAGCATTAACAGGAGGATTTTTCAACTGTCATGCTCAGTACTTACCGACAGgtgacaaatgaaataaaaaagcaacATGAAGTGACTCAGTATGGAGTCAGGCAACCACGAGCCTCCAAATCAGTTTCAGTGCTCCTTGACAAGTCTGGAAATCTATTCTAAAGCTCCCAAATATCGAAATAAATCAAGTGTCGACTGGGCTATATTTGTTATAGTTATTAAATTATtggaaagtttttatttttattttttaattttgaaataaattgttGGCCTGTTATAACTTTCTACACATTTATGTCAACATGTGTTGAGAAAGTTGGGTAGAGTGAAAGTCTGAGTTGTAACAATAGGGTTATTATGGCGTTGTTTAAGACTGATCTGCCCAGGCACTGGAGAAGTGATTGAACCCGACATGTGTCACTAAACCATTAGTTACACTGTCGTGAAATCAATGGGCCAGACTTTTACGCAGCATCATAAAGACCCCAGATACGCACAGCTATACGTCTTTAGACAGAATAATTCAAATTGAATCGTGTAGTGTGTGcgctagtgttgtagtactcgagaccactttttgatggtcttggtctcgtctcggtctcgaccgcatttgtactcggtcttgtctcgggattttatttcaagactataactttgggaatatcaataaattgcttttgcattgtctgatttgttaacatcctaactttgattgtaagtaaaacgtattgcttcaaatgcaaccaatcaCCCTAATTAACGACTGTCCCCCTCCCcgcgatgcttacgttgatttcagctcttagtgtttgtatgtgggtgttttaatgggaatctttcagatcaatttgagaagtacctatgatctcgttccacattttattgcgtgccatgcaatgcagtgcagggaactggtcttggtcttgactcggtctcgctctccctcggtcttggtctcgactgctctcagcccctaaaagtcttgatCTTGTTTGTGACTTATAGTCAAAACTACTGATGCTAGCGTCACTGCCAGTCACACAAATACCACTTAAGCGTT
Proteins encoded:
- the farsb gene encoding phenylalanine--tRNA ligase beta subunit; the protein is MPTVGIKRDLLFKALGRTYTDEEFDELCFEFGLELDEITSEKELITREQGDSKASGASDIILYKIDVPANRYDLLCLEGLVRGLQVFKNKLEAPRYRRVSPASGEPHKLIITKETAAVRPYAVAAVLRNITFTQERYDSFIELQEKLHQNVCRKRSLVAIGTHDLDTLSGPFTYTAKPPGDISFKPLNQTKEYTATQLMSLYKTDSHLKHYLHIIEDKPVYPIIYDSNGIVLSMPPIINGDHSKITLKTKNVFIECTATDLTKAKIVLDMMVTMFSEYCSQPFTVEEGEVVYPDGKTYKYPELAYRKEKLSSESINRKVGINESTEKIAQLLTRMCLRSQPTGVGDEIEVEIPPTRSDVIHACDIMEDAAMAYGFNNITRTTPHTYTIANQFPLNKLTELLRQDLAAAGFTEALTFTLCSQEDIADKLGKKISETRAAHISNPKTAEFQVARTTLLPGLLKTLAANRKMPLPLRLFEISDVVLKDETKDVGARNSRRFCAVYYNKSPGFEVIHGLLDRTMQLLEVKSVHGDGYHIQAAEDCTFFPGRCAEIFVRGKSVGRLGVLHPDVINRFELTMPCSALEMDIEPFLGHTTETTLAHDVPMQEVIKHKFPAQDLQAPSSRPVSTKTVFGDMSTPAGLKALNNFLADKSYMEGFAVSQADTAVFDAIPSAPSSTFCHLLRWYNHIKSFQRGKASLPSAKREFVLPANPPASTNTTSDDDIDLFGSDDEAESAEAARIKEQRLAEYATKKSKKPALIAKSSILLDVKPWDDETDMGKLEECVRSVSMDGLLWGQSKLVPVGYGIKKLQIGCVVEDDKVGTDLLEEAITAFEEYVQSVDVAAFNKI